Proteins encoded within one genomic window of Eleutherodactylus coqui strain aEleCoq1 chromosome 1, aEleCoq1.hap1, whole genome shotgun sequence:
- the LOC136602387 gene encoding cysteine-rich, acidic integral membrane protein-like, translated as MAGDRCDDNGDYRTGDHCDDNGDHMARERCDDNGDHMAGDRCDDNRDHRTGDRCDDNSDHMTGDHCDDNGDHMAGDRCNDNSDHMTGNRSDDNGDHMTGDRCDDNGNHMTGDRCDDNDDHMAGNRCDNNGDHMTGDRCDDNDDHRTGDRCDNNDDHMTGDRCYDNGDYMAGDRCDDNGNHMTGDRCEDNGDHIAGDRCNDNGDHMTGERCDDNGDHIAGDRCDDNGNHMTGDRYDDNGDHIARDCCNDNRDHMTGDRCDDNGDHRTGDRCYGNGDHMTGDRCNDNGDHMAGDRCNDNGNHMAGERCDDNGDHMAGDRCDDNGDHMAGDRCDDNGDHRTGDCCDDNGDHMTGDRCDDNGDHMTGNHCDDNGDHMTGDRCNDNGDHMAGDRCHDNGDHMAGDRCNDNGDHMTGDRCNDNGDHMAGERCDDNGDHMTGDHCDDNGDHRTGDCCDDNSDHMTGDRCDDNGDHMTGDRCDDNGDHIARDCCNDNRDHMTGDRCDDNGDHRTGDRCYDNGDHMVGDRCDDNGDHRTGDRCDDNGDHMTGDHCNDNGDHMTGDRCNDNGDHMAGDRCDDNGNHMAGERCDDNGDHMAGDRCDDNGDHMAGDRCDDNGDHRTGDCCDDNSDHMTGDRCDDNGDHMTGNHCDDNGDHMTGDRCNDNGDHMAGDRCHDNGDHMAGDRCNDNGDHMTGDHCNDNGDHMAGERCDDNGDHMAGDRCDDNGDHMAGDRCDDNGDHMAGDRCDDNGDHRPGDRCDDNGDHRTGDRYNDNDNHMTGDHCDDNGDHRTGDCCDDNSDHMTGDRCDDNGDHMTGDHSRDCCNDNRDHMTGDRCDDNGDHRTGDRCYDNGDHMAGDCCNDNGDHMTGDRCNDNGNHMAGERCDDNGDHMAGDRCDDNGDHMAGDRCDDNGKLHGRGTLRR; from the exons atggccGGGGACCGCTGCGACGATAACGGCGATTACAGAACTGGGGACCACTGcgacgataacggcgatcacatggccAGGGAACGCTGcgacgataacggcgatcacatggctGGGGACCGCTGCGACGATAACCGCGATCACAGAACTGGGGACCGCTGCGacgataacagcgatcacatgactggggaccactgcgacgataacggcgatcacatggctGGGGACCGCTGCAacgataacagtgatcacatgactgggaaccgcagcgacgataacggcgatcacatgaccggggaccgctgcgacgataacggcaatcacatgaccggggaccgctgcgaCGATAACGACGATCACATGGCCGGGAACCGCTGCGacaataacggcgatcacatgaccggggaccgctgcgaCGATAACGACGATCACAGAACTGGGGACCGCTGCGACAATAAcgacgatcacatgaccggggaccgttGCTACGATAACGGCGATTATATGGCCGGGGACCGCTGCGacgataatggcaatcacatgaccggggaccgctgcgaggataacggcgatcacatagcCGGGGACCGCTGcaacgataacggcgatcacatgaccggggaacgctgcgacgataacggcgatcacatagccggggaccgctgcgacgataacggcaatcacatgaccggggaccgctacgacgataacggcgatcacatagcCCGGGACTGCTGCAACGATAAccgcgatcacatgactggggaccgctgcgacgataacggcgatcacagaaCTGGGGACCGCTGCTAcggtaacggcgatcacatgaccggggaccgctgcaacgataacggcgatcatatGGCCGGGGACCGCTGCAacgataacggcaatcacatggCCGGGGAACGCTGcgacgataacggcgatcacatggccggggaccgctgcgacgataacggcgatcacatggccggggaccgctgcgacgataacggcgatcacagaaCTGGGGACTGCTGcgacgataacggcgatcacatgaccggggaccgctgcgacgataacggcgatcacatgaccgggaaccactgcgacgataacggcgatcacatgaccggggaccgctgcaacgataacggcgatcacatggccGGGGACCGCTGCcacgataacggcgatcatatGGCTGGGGACCGCTGcaacgataacggcgatcacatgaccggggaccgctgcaacgataacggcgatcacatggccGGGGAACGCTGcgacgataacggcgatcacatgactggggaccactgcgacgataacggcgatcacagaaCTGGGGACTGCTGCGacgataacagcgatcacatgaccggggaccgctgcgacgataacggcgatcacatgactggggaccgctgcgacgataacggcgatcacatagcCCGGGACTGCTGCAACGATAAccgcgatcacatgactggggaccgctgcgacgataacggcgatcacagaaCTGGGGACCGCTGCtacgataacggcgatcacatggtcggggaccgctgcgacgataacggcgatcacagaaCTGGGGACCGCTGcgacgataacggcgatcacatgactggggaccactgcaacgataacggcgatcacatgaccggggaccgctgcaacgataacggcgatcacatggccggggaccgctgcgacgataacggcaatcacatggCCGGGGAACGCTGcgacgataacggcgatcacatggccggggaccgctgcgacgataacggcgatcacatggccggggaccgctgcgacgataacggcgatcacagaaCTGGGGACTGCTGCGacgataacagcgatcacatgaccggggaccgctgcgacgataacggcgatcacatgaccgggaaccactgcgacgataacggcgatcacatgaccggggaccgctgcaacgataacggcgatcacatggccGGGGACCGCTGCcacgataacggcgatcatatGGCTGGGGACCGCTGcaacgataacggcgatcacatgaccggggaccactgcaacgataacggcgatcacatggccGGGGAACGCTGcgacgataacggcgatcacatggccggggaccgctgcgacgataacggcgatcacatggccggggaccgctgcgacgataacggcgatcacatggccggggaccgctgcgacgataacggcgatcacagacCTGGGGACCGCTGcgacgataacggcgatcacagaaCTGGGGACCGCTACAACGATAACGacaatcacatgactggggaccactgcgacgataacggcgatcacagaaCTGGGGACTGCTGCGacgataacagcgatcacatgaccggggaccgctgcgacgataacggcgatcacatgaccggggaccact cCCGGGACTGCTGCAACGATAAccgcgatcacatgactggggaccgctgcgacgataacggcgatcacagaaCTGGGGACCGCTGCtacgataacggcgatcacatggccGGGGACTGCTGcaacgataacggcgatcacatgaccggggaccgctgcaacgataacggcaatcacatggCTGGGGAACGCTGcgacgataacggcgatcacatggccggggaccgctgcgacgataacggcgatcacatggccGGGGACCGCTGCGACGATAACGGCAAATTACATGGCCGGGGAACGCTGcgacgataa